In the genome of Aspergillus flavus chromosome 8, complete sequence, one region contains:
- a CDS encoding putative acetyl-coa-acetyltransferase (acetyl-CoA acetyltransferase) encodes MAIQASATRLFKRAAIPASRQWQRQFSAAAPALKEIQDAYILSASRTPTAKFNGSFASVSAPELGAVAIKSAVTKSGLPVEKITDVYMGNVLQGSVGQAPARQASIFAGLSPTVESMTVNKVCASGLKAVALAAQNIQLGLADAQVAGGMENMSRVPYYLPRSSQLPPFGEIKLEDGLIKDGLWDVYNKFHMGICAETTAKKYEISREDQDEYAIQSYQRAQKAWNENKFADEIAPVTVKGKKGETVVERDEGYENLRVDKMKTLKPAFLRDGTGTVTAGNASTMNDGASALVLASKDLAREFGQGNRALARIVSSADAAIDPVDFPVAPAKAVPIALERAGITKDQVAVWEFNEAFAAVIKANEKILGLQNARVNPLGGAISLGHALGSSGSRILVTLLHQLQPGEYGVAAICNGGGAASAMVVQKLDRVD; translated from the exons ATGGCGATCCAAGCTTCGGCTACGCGTCTCTTCAAGAGGGCGGCTATCCCCGCATCTCGCCAGTGGCAGCGACAGTTCAGCGCTGCAGCCCCAGCACTCAAGGAGATCCAGGATGCCTATATCCTCAGTGCTTCACGAACTCCGACTGCTAAG TTTAATGGATCGTTCGCCTCCGTCTCTGCCCCCGAGCTGGGCGCCGTTGCCATCAAGTCTGCTGTGACCAAGTCTGGACTCCCTGTCGAGAAGATCACCGATGTATACATGGGAAATGTCCTCCAAGGATCGGTCGGCCAGGCACCAGCTCGCCAGGCTTCTATCTTCGCTGGTTTGTCGCCAACAGTGGAATCCATGACAGTAAACAAAGTGTGCGCCTCGGGTCTCAAGGCTGTAGCACTTGCTGCACAGAATATCCAGCTTGGCCTGGCAGACGCCCAAGTTGCTGGAGGAATGGAGAATATGTCTCGTGTCCCTTACTACCTCCCACGTTCCAGCCAGCTTCCACCGTTCGGAGAGATCAAACTGGAAGATGGTTTAATCAAGGATGGTCTGTGGGATGTCTATAACAAGTTTCATATGGGTATCTGTGccgaaaccacagccaagaAGTATGAGATCTCGAGGGAAGATCAGGATGAATATGCGATTCAGTCGTACCAGCGGGCTCAGAAGGCCTGGAACGAGAATAAGTTCGCCGATGAGATTGCCCCCGTCACTGTCAAGGGTAAGAAGGGTGAGACCGTTGTCGAACGTGACGAAGGCTATGAGAATCTGCGGGTTGATAAGATGAAGACCTTGAAGCCCGCATTCTTAAGGGACGGCACAGGCACTGTCACTGCCGGTAATGCTTCCACCATGAATGATGGGGCATCAGCTCTGGTTCTGGCTAGCAAGGACTTGGCTCGCGAGTTTGGCCAGGGCAACCGGGCTCTTGCGCGTATCGTGTCCTCCGCGGATGCAGCTATTGACCCCGTGGACTTCCCTGTCGCCCCAGCTAAGGCGGTTCCCATTGCCCTCGAGCGAGCTGGTATCACCAAGGATCAGGTTGCCGTCTGGGAGTTTAATGAGGCATTTGCTGCCGTTATCAAAGCAAACGAGAAG ATTCTTGGATTGCAGAACGCCCGTGTCAACCCTCTGGGAGGAGCTATCTCTCTGGGACATGCACTCGGAAGCTCAGGCTCCCGTATCCTGGTCACTCTTCTCCACCAGCTGCAGCCTGGTGAATATGGTGTGGCCGCGATTTGCAATGGTGGTGGCGCCGCTAGTGCCATGGTTGTCCAGAAGTTGGACCGGGTTGATTAG
- a CDS encoding putative ubiquitin conjugating enzyme (Ubiquitin-conjugating enzyme E2 2) has protein sequence MSTSARRRLMRDFKRMQTDPPAGVSASPVADNVMTWNAVIIGPADTPFEDGTFRLVMHFEEQYPNKPPGVKFISQMFHPNVYGTGELCLDILQNRWSPTYDVAAILTSIQSLLNDPNTSSPANVEASNLYKDNRKEYIKRVRETVEKSWED, from the exons ATGTCGACCTCTGCTCGTCGTCGTCTCATGCGCGACTTCAAG CGTATGCAAACCGACCCTCCTGCCGGTGTCTCGGCCTCTCCGGTAGCTGACAATGTGATGACCTG GAATGCCGTTATCATCGGTCCTGCTGATACTCCTTTTGAGGATGGCACATTCCGTCTTGTCATGCACTTTGAAGAACAGTACCCAAACAAGCCCCCTGGCGTTAAATTCATCAGCCAGATGTTCCATCCCAATGTATACGGCACGGGCGAACTGTGCCTGGATATTTTGCAAAATCGTTGGAGCCCAACGTATGACGTGGCGGCCATTCTCACTAGTATTCAAAG TCTGCTTAATGACCCAAACACATCATCACCTGCCAATGTTGAGGCATCCAATCTCTACAAAGACAACCGGAAGGAGTACATCAAGCGCGTGCGTGAGACTGTCGAGAAGAGCTGGGAAGACTAG
- a CDS encoding kinesin heavy chain, with the protein MASSGPNSSNTSIKVVARFRPQNKVELSSGGEPIVEFENEQSCQISSKEGTGSFTFDRVFPMNSKQTDIFDFSIRPTVDDILNGYNGTVFAYGQTGAGKSYTMMGSDIDDDIGKGIIPRIVEQIFASILTSPSNIEYTVRVSYMEIYMERIRDLLVPQNDNLPVHEEKSRGVYVKGLLEVYVSSVQEVYEVMRRGGTARAVAATNMNQESSRSHSIFVITVTQKNLETGSAKSGQLFLVDLAGSEKVGKTGASGQTLEEAKKINKSLSALGMVINALTDGKSTHIPYRDSKLTRILQESLGGNSRTTLIINCSPSSYNDAETISTLRFGVRAKAIKNKAKVNAELSPAELKQLLRKAQSQVTNFESYISALETEVHVWRSGESVPKDRWTPGRNDVVSATKAEARPRPSTPSRLQEARSETPRPDSRVGDRSSTPSLVLEKDEREEFLRRENELQDQIAEKESHIVNVERGLREAREELRALKENSARSGKDNEKLNTEVNELRMQLEKVSYESKEAAITMDGLREANSELTTELDDVKQQLLDVRMKAKETSAALDEKEKKKAEKMAKMMAGFDLGGNVFSDNERKLQDLINRVDTLHQISEAGETIAPDDLLELRTSLSETQGLIRQAELTMNDRGELSELQDSRRIEVEQKLADLERDYEKLLERNLGEEDVEEIRERLEKVYVTRKDAEMQAASELRKEIAHKDEELSKLRQSLADSQTRVSTNGAVGKNLQQQIAEFDAMKKSLMRDLQNRCERVVELEISLDDAREQYNNVLRSSNNRAQQKKMAFLERNLEQLTHVQRQLVEQNSSLKKEVAIAERKLIARNERIASLESLLQESQEKLTQANHRFEAQLTAVKERLEAAKQGSTRGLPSMDSGGNFSFGGSRIAKPLRGGGGGSESSAPVAGVQSQETGKRTSWFFDRR; encoded by the exons ATGGC GTCATCTGGCCCAAActcctccaacacctccatCAAGG TGGTTGCGAGGTTCCGACCGCAAAACAAAGTTGAATTGTCTTCCGGAGGAGAACCCATTGTAGAATTCGAAAATGAGCAATCATGTCAGATCAGT TCCAAAGAAGGCACCGGCTCCTTCACCTTCGACCGGGTCTTTCCCATGAACTCGAAGCAAACGGACATCTTCGATTTCTCTATCCGACCCACCGTCGATGATATCTTGAATGGTTATAACGGAACGGTTTTTGCCTATGGTCAGACTGGTGCGGGTAAGTCATATACGATGATGGGATCCGATATCGACGACGACATCGGCAAAGGTATCATCCCCCGTATCGTCGAGCAGATCTTCGCCAGCATTCTTACTAGCCCGAGTAATATCGAGTATACGGTGCGAGTCAGTTACATGGAAATTTATATGGAGCGTATTCGCGATCTGTTGGTGCCACAAAACGATAACCTTCCTGTGCACGAGGAAAAGTCCAGAGGTGTCTACGTCAAGGGCCTACTAGAGGTATATGTTTCTAGTGTGCAGGAAGTGTACGAAGTGATGCGCCGTGGTGGCACAGCACGAGCAGTCGCTGCGACCAACATGAACCAGGAGTCGTCTCGTTCCCATTCCATCTTCGTCATTACGGTTACGCAGAAGAACCTCGAGACTGGTTCTGCAAAGAGTGGTCAACTTTTCCTGGTCGATTTGGCCGGTAGCGAAAAAGTTGGGAAGACGGGTGCCAGTGGTCAGACACTGGAAGAGGCGAAGAAAATCAACAAGAGTCTGAGTGCTCTTGGTATGGTCATTAATGCGCTGACGGATGGCAAATCCACCCACATCCCGTATCGTGACTCGAAACTCACCCGAATCCTGCAGGAGAGTTTGGGAGGTAACTCAAGGACCACTTTGATTATCAACTGCTCTCCCAGTAGCTACAACGATGCGGAAACCATTTCGACCTTGCGATTCGGTGTGCGAGCCAAGGCAATCAAGAACAAGGCGAAGGTGAATGCCGAATTGAGTCCCGCCGAATTGAAACAGCTGCTACGCAAAGCGCAGAGCCAGGTGACCAACTTCGAGAGCTACATATCGGCACTGGAGACTGAAGTCCATGTATGGCGGAGTGGCGAGAGTGTTCCCAAGGATCGATGGACTCCAGGAAGGAATGACGTTGTCAGTGCGACGAAGGCCGAAGCTCGACCCCGCCCTAGCACTCCATCTCGACTTCAAGAGGCTCGGTCAGAAACCCCTCGTCCCGACTCGAGAGTCGGTGATCGCTCGAGCACCCCTAGTCTTGTacttgagaaggatgagagggaggagttCCTCAGGCGCGAAAATGAGCTACAAGATCAGATCGCTGAGAAGGAATCGCATATTGTCAATGTCGAAAGGGGCCTGCGCGAGGCACGGGAAGAGCTCCGGGCATTGAAGGAGAACTCCGCACGCTCGGGTAAGGACAACGAAAAGTTGAACACTGAGGTCAACGAGCTCCGCATGCAGCTGGAGAAGGTTTCGTATGAAAGCAAGGAGGCTGCCATCACCATGGATGGTCTTCGGGAGGCCAATTCGGAGTTAACAACCGAACTGGATGATGTCAAGCAGCAACTTCTCGACGTGCGaatgaaggccaaggagaCCAGTGCTGCATTAgacgagaaggagaagaaaaaggcagagaagatggcgaagatGATGGCTGGATTTGACCTCGGAGGCAACGTATTCTCCGATAACGAGCGCAAACTTCAGGATCTCATCAACCGTGTTGATACATTGCACCAGATTAGCGAAGCGGGCGAGACCATTGCGCCGGACGACCTCCTGGAGCTTCGCACGAGTTTGTCGGAGACCCAAGGTCTTATCCGGCAGGCCGAATTGACCATGAATGACCGGGGCGAGCTGAGTGAGCTGCAGGACAGCCGTAGAATAGAAGTTGAGCAGAAGCTGGCTGACCTCGAGCGGGACTATGAGAAACTTCTGGAACGCAACTTGGGAGAGGAGGACGTGGAGGAGATCCGGGAGAGATTAGAAAAGGTCTATGTCACCCGGAAAGACGCCGAAATGCAGGCAGCCTCGGAACTTCGCAAGGAGATTGCGCACAAGGATGAAGAACTCAGCAAGCTGCGCCAGTCTCTTGCCGACTCGCAGACTCGCGTGTCGACGAACGGGGCCGTGGGCAAGAACCTGCAGCAACAGATTGCTGAATTTGATGCCATGAAGAAATCCCTCATGCGCGATCTGCAAAATCGCTGTGAGCGTGTCGTGGAACTGGAGATTTCTCTGGACGACGCCCGCGAGCAATACAACAACGTGTTGCGCTCTTCCAACAACCGCGctcagcagaagaagatggcattCTTGGAGCGCAACCTTGAGCAATTGACCCATGTACAGCGGCAGCTGGTAGAACAGAACAGCAGCTTGAAGAAGGAGGTTGCTATTGCAGAGAGGAAGCTGATCGCCCGAAACGAGCGCATCGCAAGCTTGGAGAGCCTGCTCCAGGAGAGCCAGGAGAAATTGACCCAGGCTAATCATCG TTTTGAAGCTCAACTTACTGCTGTCAAAGAGAGACTCGAGGCTGCGAAGCAGGGCTCTACCAGGGGTCTTCCGAGTATGGATAGTGGC